In the Quercus lobata isolate SW786 chromosome 5, ValleyOak3.0 Primary Assembly, whole genome shotgun sequence genome, one interval contains:
- the LOC115990002 gene encoding probable WRKY transcription factor 19 — MGQEIIRRESPIEPGRRSRLWIYEDVIHVLKNNNGTKIVEGIMLNIPIQKVEHLSAEAFSKMKNLRLLKINSEKLPEDFINGSMQLPKDLIRGKVQLPQGLIYLSNELHLLEWHGYHLKCIPTNFQLNKLVELRMHCSGIKQLWNGKMNLDKLRLIDLSDSQNLIEMPDLSGAPKLKQLIFRHCTRLYKIHTSLGDLKQLIRLDLNGCKCLKSLPHKISLEALEIFDLGGCSRLKKFPEIFGNMSCLSKLCLSETAIKDLPLSVEHLIGLIELDLRDCKNISTLSNACCHLMSLKILTLSGCSKLDELPENLGNIKGLEKLDVSGTAITGLPLSIVYLKNLEVLSLRGCVGLSSKSFKSS; from the exons ATGGGTCAAGAAATCATTCGCCGTGAATCTCCTATAGAACCTGGTAGACGTAGTAGGTTGTGGATTTATGAGGATGTCATTCATGTTTTGAAGAATAATAAT gGAACAAAGATAGTTGAAGGCATAATGCTAAACATACCTATTCAAAAGGTGGAACACCTGAGTGCTGAAGCCTTCTCAAAGATGAAAAATttgagattgcttaaaattaATAGTGAGAAACTTCCAGAAGACTTCATAAATGGTAGTATGCAACTTCCAAAGGACCTCATTAGAGGTAAGGTGCAACTTCCACAAGGCCTCATTTATCTTTCTAATGAGTTACATCTTCTTGAATGGCATGGATATCATTTAAAATGCATACCAACCAATTTCCAACTAAACAAACTTGTTGAATTGAGAATGCATTGTAGTGGCATCAAACAATTATGGAATGGAAAGATG AATTTAGACAAGTTAAGACTCATTGACCTAAGTGACTCTCAAAACTTGATTGAGATGCCAGATCTTAGTGGAGCCCCAAAGCTTAAGCAGTTGATTTTTCGACATTGTACAAGACTATATAAGATTCACACATCTCTTGGAGATCTCAAACAACTTATTCGATTGGATCTGAATGGTTGCAAATGTCTCAAAAGCCTTCCTCACAAGATCAGCTTGGAAgcacttgaaatttttgatcTTGGTGGTTGTTCAAGACTAAAGAAGTTTCCagaaatttttggaaatatgtcaTGTTTATCGAAACTTTGTTTGAGTGAGACAGCTATAAAAGATCTACCATTATCAGTGGAGCATTTAATTGGCCTTATTGAATTGGATCTAAGAGACTGTAAAAATATTTCAACTCTTTCGAATGCATGTTGTCATTTGATGTCTTTGAAAATTCTCACTTTATCTGGTTGCTCAAAACTTGATGAATTACCAGAGAATTTGGGTAATATCAAAGGCCTAGAAAAGCTAGACGTGAGTGGAACTGCTATAACAGGGCTACCTTTATCTattgtttacttaaaaaatctCGAAGTACTATCTCTTCGTGGATGTGTGGGGCTATCATCTAAATCATTCAAAAGCTCTTGA